A window of the Litorilinea aerophila genome harbors these coding sequences:
- a CDS encoding extracellular solute-binding protein, whose translation MDKRIQRTLLFLLPALLLAGLALANCGAPRPGNTTQSAVQGRILLWHAWTEQETTVLNEILGRFKEIHPGATIKQQSFASQEELRRAFEAAADSGLGPDLLLGPNDWIRPLADQGFIADISGEISEDILQRYMDATLAEVRYGDGLYGLPQSLNTLALYYNRTIVDTPPRTLDELLAQAAAGRLVTMSTNFYDAFWGVQAFGGQLMDQEGRVILDQGGFANWLAWLEMARDAPGMILDTNRDALRTRFLEGGVAYYVGDAREYPAIAEALGSDQVGVAPLPAGPNGPAGPFLSVQAFLFNSASSANQRRVALEVAQFVTNAEQSATLMRRVGQVPANVRVRINPRLNPVVNSFATQARTAVPVPNVPQMDAVWRLADDAYVKVLEGVLEPAEAAAAVTAAINEANGIPPLAVADYSCPGPGTIRLAHSLDGADAQVVDTLAALFSAQCPGTQVEVTRMSPSALRNSLQAGTDDRQPTLILASHLWVPELVMGEEIRNISGLVNGQLLQRYRPFAVDGLRYQNGLYGIPAFFDVSALYYNRTLVNQPARTLTDLRTQLADGIPVTLDIRFDQAYWGVGAFGGRLFDAQGQIFLDDGGFANWLAWLKESRQDFGLRVSQDEAVMKSDFKTGRSAYYVGGPNDLAELREAFLDGALGVSTLPAGPEGEATPFLWVTGYLFNAAASEDQSRMALEFVKYATLPDRQAMAIRMASQLPSNANIDLGPYPQIAVFVDAARSAILYPTFPQIETVRRLAASVYQAVLMEGVPPTEAVAAAAAALNEATNPAASGGGSSDAAGLNGPSNGP comes from the coding sequence ATGGATAAACGCATTCAACGTACACTCCTCTTCCTGCTGCCTGCCCTGCTGCTGGCAGGTCTGGCGCTGGCCAACTGCGGCGCGCCTCGGCCCGGAAATACCACCCAGTCGGCCGTCCAGGGGCGTATCCTCCTCTGGCACGCCTGGACCGAGCAGGAAACCACCGTCCTCAACGAGATTCTGGGCCGCTTCAAAGAGATTCACCCAGGCGCCACCATCAAACAACAGTCCTTTGCCAGCCAGGAAGAGTTGCGCCGGGCCTTCGAGGCCGCCGCAGATTCTGGCCTGGGTCCGGACCTGCTGTTGGGGCCCAACGACTGGATCCGTCCCCTGGCGGATCAGGGATTTATCGCCGACATCAGCGGCGAGATCTCCGAGGACATCTTGCAGCGCTACATGGACGCCACCCTGGCGGAAGTCCGCTACGGCGACGGGCTCTACGGCCTGCCCCAATCCCTGAACACCCTGGCCCTCTACTACAACCGCACCATCGTAGACACCCCCCCCAGAACCCTGGACGAGCTCCTGGCCCAGGCCGCCGCCGGCAGGCTGGTCACCATGAGCACCAACTTCTACGACGCCTTTTGGGGCGTGCAGGCCTTTGGCGGCCAGCTCATGGATCAGGAAGGGCGGGTGATCCTGGATCAGGGTGGCTTCGCCAACTGGCTGGCCTGGCTGGAGATGGCCCGGGATGCCCCGGGCATGATCCTGGACACCAACCGGGATGCCCTGCGGACCCGCTTCCTGGAAGGGGGTGTCGCCTACTACGTGGGCGACGCCCGGGAATACCCGGCCATTGCCGAGGCCCTGGGCAGCGACCAGGTGGGGGTGGCCCCCTTGCCGGCCGGCCCCAATGGCCCGGCCGGTCCTTTCCTCAGCGTTCAGGCTTTCCTGTTCAACAGCGCCTCCTCGGCCAACCAGCGCCGGGTGGCCCTGGAAGTGGCCCAGTTTGTGACCAATGCCGAACAGAGCGCCACCCTGATGCGACGGGTGGGCCAGGTCCCGGCCAACGTGCGGGTGCGCATCAACCCCCGGCTCAACCCCGTGGTCAACAGCTTTGCCACCCAGGCCCGCACAGCCGTCCCTGTGCCCAACGTCCCTCAGATGGATGCAGTCTGGCGGCTGGCCGATGATGCCTACGTCAAGGTGTTGGAAGGGGTGTTGGAGCCGGCCGAAGCCGCCGCCGCCGTCACCGCGGCCATCAATGAAGCCAACGGCATCCCGCCCCTGGCCGTGGCAGACTATAGCTGCCCCGGCCCTGGGACCATTCGCCTGGCCCACAGCCTGGACGGCGCCGACGCCCAGGTGGTGGACACCCTGGCTGCCCTCTTCAGCGCCCAATGCCCGGGTACCCAGGTCGAAGTTACCCGTATGTCCCCCTCGGCCTTGCGCAACAGCCTCCAGGCCGGGACAGACGACCGGCAGCCCACCCTCATCCTGGCCTCCCATCTTTGGGTGCCGGAACTGGTGATGGGGGAAGAGATCCGGAACATCAGCGGGCTGGTGAACGGCCAGCTCCTGCAACGCTACCGCCCCTTCGCCGTGGACGGCCTCCGCTACCAGAACGGCCTCTACGGCATTCCAGCCTTCTTCGATGTCTCGGCTCTCTACTACAACCGGACGCTGGTCAACCAGCCGGCCCGGACACTGACGGATCTGCGGACGCAACTGGCCGACGGCATCCCGGTGACCCTGGACATTCGCTTCGACCAGGCCTACTGGGGAGTCGGCGCCTTCGGCGGCCGCCTTTTCGACGCCCAGGGCCAGATCTTCCTGGACGATGGCGGCTTTGCCAACTGGCTGGCCTGGCTGAAGGAATCTCGCCAGGACTTCGGCCTGCGGGTAAGCCAGGACGAAGCGGTCATGAAGAGCGACTTTAAGACCGGCCGCTCGGCCTACTACGTGGGCGGCCCGAACGATCTGGCCGAGCTGCGGGAGGCGTTCCTGGATGGGGCGCTGGGGGTGTCGACCCTGCCCGCGGGGCCGGAAGGGGAAGCCACGCCTTTCCTCTGGGTGACCGGCTACCTGTTTAACGCCGCGGCCAGTGAAGACCAAAGCCGCATGGCCCTGGAATTCGTGAAATATGCCACCCTGCCGGACCGGCAGGCAATGGCCATCCGCATGGCCAGCCAGCTACCCTCCAACGCCAACATCGATCTGGGCCCCTATCCCCAGATCGCGGTCTTCGTGGATGCCGCCCGCTCGGCCATCCTCTATCCGACCTTCCCCCAGATAGAGACGGTCCGGCGGCTGGCTGCCTCGGTCTATCAGGCCGTGTTGATGGAGGGCGTACCGCCGACAGAGGCGGTGGCCGCGGCAGCTGCCGCCCTCAACGAGGCCACCAATCCGGCGGCATCCGGCGGGGGGAGCAGTGACGCCGCCGGCCTGAATGGACCAAGCAACGGCCCTTGA
- a CDS encoding D-lyxose/D-mannose family sugar isomerase, whose product MKRSEINAIIRDADAFIRRQGFHLPPFAYWTPEEWRQKGDEVEEIVARGLGWDITDFGQGDYARIGLFLFTLRNGDVANLRAGRGKLYAEKLLIVDVDQVTPLHFHWLKTEDIINRGGGKLVIQLYNATPDEGLADSDVTVSTDGVRRTVKAGDTIVLSPGESITLPPYCYHKFWGAESRVLVGEVSTVNDDATDNRFYEPVGRFPAIEEDEPPLYLLVNDYARYYRAGTSI is encoded by the coding sequence ATGAAACGTTCAGAAATCAACGCCATCATACGCGATGCCGATGCCTTCATCCGGCGGCAGGGCTTTCACCTGCCCCCCTTTGCCTACTGGACGCCCGAGGAGTGGCGTCAAAAAGGGGATGAAGTGGAAGAGATTGTGGCCCGGGGCCTGGGCTGGGATATCACCGACTTTGGCCAGGGCGACTACGCCCGGATCGGCCTCTTCCTCTTCACCCTGCGCAACGGCGATGTGGCCAACTTGCGGGCTGGGCGGGGCAAGCTCTACGCCGAGAAGCTGCTCATCGTCGACGTGGACCAGGTGACTCCCCTCCACTTTCACTGGCTGAAGACCGAAGACATCATCAACCGGGGAGGCGGCAAGCTGGTGATCCAGCTCTACAATGCCACGCCGGACGAAGGCCTGGCCGACAGCGACGTCACCGTCAGCACCGACGGCGTCCGGCGCACGGTCAAAGCCGGCGACACCATCGTACTCAGCCCGGGCGAAAGCATCACCCTGCCGCCCTATTGCTATCACAAGTTCTGGGGGGCGGAGAGCCGGGTACTGGTGGGTGAAGTCTCCACTGTGAACGACGATGCCACCGACAACCGATTCTATGAACCGGTAGGGCGCTTCCCTGCCATCGAAGAAGATGAACCGCCCCTGTATCTCCTGGTGAACGACTACGCCAGGTACTATCGGGCGGGAACGTCCATTTGA
- a CDS encoding carbohydrate kinase family protein has product MSQIDVIVAGHLCLDIIPTFGQERTGVEHLLAPGRLVHVGPAQIATGGAVSNTGLALHRLGVTTRLMGKVGADLFGQAILEVIRRRDPRLAETMIVDETVPSSYTIVINPPGVDRSFLHCPGANDTFSSADVQSEQLVGARIFHFGYPPLMRQMYADGGVELSTLLRRARNAGLITSLDMAHVDSQSAAGQVDWRAWLHECLPTVDLFLPNLEEAFFILDRKRFQATVERAGDAGLLAAVDGALLGELADQLLTLGAAVVGLKLGEQGLYLRTTSNPARLASLGLEPVWLGRELLAPAFQVQVVGTTGAGDCAIAGFLAALLRGLPPEASLTAATAAGACNVEQADAISGMMSWDAMWQRVQAGWPQRPVGLSLPDWQWDASAGLWRGPRDGRKEGQGV; this is encoded by the coding sequence GCCGGGCATCTCTGCCTGGACATCATCCCCACCTTTGGACAGGAACGGACCGGCGTGGAGCACCTGCTGGCGCCCGGCCGGCTGGTTCACGTCGGCCCGGCCCAGATTGCCACCGGCGGCGCTGTCTCCAACACCGGCCTGGCCTTGCACCGCCTGGGCGTAACCACCCGGCTCATGGGCAAAGTGGGCGCCGACCTCTTCGGCCAGGCCATCCTGGAGGTCATCCGCCGGCGGGATCCACGCCTGGCCGAGACCATGATCGTCGATGAAACCGTGCCCAGCTCCTACACCATTGTCATCAACCCGCCCGGCGTGGATCGCAGCTTCCTCCACTGCCCTGGCGCCAACGACACCTTCAGCTCCGCTGACGTCCAGAGCGAGCAGCTGGTCGGCGCCCGCATCTTCCACTTTGGCTATCCACCCCTCATGCGCCAGATGTACGCCGACGGCGGCGTGGAACTGTCCACCCTACTCCGTCGGGCCAGGAACGCAGGCCTGATCACGTCCCTGGACATGGCCCACGTGGACAGCCAGTCGGCCGCCGGTCAGGTGGACTGGCGCGCATGGCTACACGAATGCCTCCCCACGGTGGACCTTTTCCTGCCCAACCTGGAAGAAGCCTTCTTCATACTGGACCGGAAGCGATTCCAGGCCACGGTGGAACGGGCAGGCGACGCTGGCCTCCTGGCCGCGGTGGACGGCGCCCTCCTGGGCGAGCTGGCCGACCAATTGTTGACCCTGGGCGCGGCTGTGGTAGGCTTAAAACTGGGCGAGCAGGGCCTCTACCTGCGCACCACTTCGAACCCGGCGCGACTGGCCTCCCTGGGGTTGGAACCGGTCTGGCTGGGCCGGGAGCTCCTGGCGCCGGCCTTCCAGGTTCAGGTGGTGGGCACCACCGGCGCCGGCGACTGTGCCATTGCCGGTTTCCTGGCCGCCCTTTTGCGGGGACTTCCCCCGGAAGCTAGCCTGACCGCCGCCACGGCCGCGGGCGCCTGCAACGTGGAACAGGCCGACGCCATCAGCGGCATGATGTCCTGGGACGCCATGTGGCAGCGGGTCCAGGCCGGCTGGCCCCAGCGCCCTGTGGGCCTCTCCCTGCCAGACTGGCAGTGGGATGCGTCGGCCGGCCTCTGGCGGGGGCCCCGAGATGGACGAAAAGAAGGACAAGGAGTATGA